TCGTAAACCATCGTTTCTTGGACATCAAATAAAATGCTATTGTTATATAGTCGATGCATTGTTGATTTTACTTAGCTATAGATACGTAGTGAGTAATATCAAAGTCCTAAAGTCTCTGGCAATATCTGTTAAGTTCGTGTGCTTGGTATGTTATGCATGTTGTAAATGATCCCTTGGCTAATCGGTTTGAAATATGGGTGTTTACTGTATACAGAGCGTCTCCTACCTTGGTGAAGATGTCTTACATGCTCCAACATCTACACAATGGCTGGCAAGTGGACCAGGCCATTCTCTCAGAGGAGGACCGTGCGTTGGTAATTAGGTTCGGACACGACTGGGACCCAACTTGTATGAAAATGGATGAAGTGCTGTACAGTATTGCTGAAAAGGTAGATATTGCTCCTTCTTTGAAATATTGTTGTTCCCCCACTGTACAAGATATGCACAGACCTTCTTTATCGCCCATGCCATTTGCTTGCAGTCTCAATTGAATAAATGTGCGAGTCAAAAACAGCGACAATTCAATTTGTTCATGATTGACGTTCAAAAATAAGTGTACACGTCACTGTCTCATTTTGTGCTTCACCCCAGCAACTTGTATAATGCTAGACTTTATTACTAAGGTAATAGTAATTAGTCGTTTTATTcgctttctttacagttattgaggtaaacaaacaggtgtatctctgtcgGGATCCCTTCCATATTGTTTGACACttaaaataacatttatgaGCTGGTCACTGGGGAAAagaagtggtttactttgacgtgcACGCTTGTCCCATAGTattccattgtatagccgttttgcGGTTACTGGTTTTAGTGTTCTAACTCAAAACTGGACCGATTTCGTTCATTTTTGTCCCTTGTAAAAAGTTGGACACAAAGATCAAAGAATAAGGTCCAGATTGAGAAATCCCGACGTTTTTCTTTTAAGGAGCTGCTACTGAATGTCCCTTTTGTGGTGTCCCTCTTTAGGTGAAAAACTTTGCCGTCATATACCTGGTCGACATCACAGAGGTGCCAGATTTTAACAAGATGTACGAGTTGTACGATCCTTGTACAGTCATGTTCTTCTTCAGGTGAGTGACTTGCTGCTAAAGACAATCTGAATGTTGGTTGATTAAAATGCACCATATAGCTATATACATCATGTCTTGACATACAGTTTGTTCCCCTATTGCTTTGTAGGACCAAGCACATCATGATTGATTTGGGCACAGGCAACAACAATAAGATCAACTGGACTATGGAGGACAAGCAGGAGATGATAGACATTGTTGAAACGGTATACAGAGGAGCAAGAAAAGGAAGAGGTCTTGTTGTCTCTCCCAAAGACTATTCCACTAAATACAGATACTGAcctttcttcttcatcatcatcatcatcaggaaCAGGAGAGTCTGGACTTTTTTCACCCATTTTCAGTTGTCATTTTATTACCATTTCTGACCATTATTGTATTTGACTTTTATCTAAATAAACGTCTTTGTTTTACAAATGGTGGATCAGTATACACCATAATAATTTCACTGCTGTGAACCTTGAAGAGTAAGTTGGAGTGTATAACTGGGGAATGCTGATATGTTATTTAGGTGTGAGCAGATGTCTTTATTTGGGGATAGATGTCTAAT
The sequence above is drawn from the Clupea harengus chromosome 19, Ch_v2.0.2, whole genome shotgun sequence genome and encodes:
- the LOC105910273 gene encoding thioredoxin-like protein 4A produces the protein MSYMLQHLHNGWQVDQAILSEEDRALVIRFGHDWDPTCMKMDEVLYSIAEKVKNFAVIYLVDITEVPDFNKMYELYDPCTVMFFFRTKHIMIDLGTGNNNKINWTMEDKQEMIDIVETVYRGARKGRGLVVSPKDYSTKYRY